A single genomic interval of Chitinophaga sp. 180180018-3 harbors:
- a CDS encoding arginine decarboxylase — protein sequence MNNTYTDLVKQTFEFPQEGFEVKDNYLEFNGLDIKALIDKYGTPFKLTFLPKIGMQINKAKKMFHDAFKKNRYEGDYFYCYCTKSSHFSFIMEETLKHGVHIETSFAYDIDIVNKLYEKKKINKDTFVICNGFKTKAYTRAIARLANSGFKNVIPVLDNKEELEDYKRNIRIKEKVKLGIRVAAEEEPSFDFYTSRLGIPPRDILEYYVDKIKGNEKFELKMLHFFMNKGIKDDIYYWSQFNRVLNLYCQLKKICPELDSINIGGGFPIKHSLGFDYDYNYIINEIVANIKSVCKKNKVPVPNIYTEFGSFTVGEAGAVIYSVLGEKMQNDRESWYMIDSSFITTLPDTWGIGEKFLMLPINKWDQEYQEVHLGGLTCDGYDFYTSEEHINAVFLPKQQASGEPLYIGFFHTGAYQDQLSGYGGIKHCLIPSPKHVVVGYDKNGQLKDWLYAKEQTSQSMLKILGY from the coding sequence ATGAACAACACCTACACCGACCTGGTTAAGCAGACCTTTGAATTTCCCCAGGAGGGCTTTGAAGTAAAAGATAACTACCTGGAGTTTAATGGTTTAGACATTAAGGCTTTGATCGACAAGTATGGAACACCATTTAAGTTAACCTTCCTTCCGAAGATTGGAATGCAGATTAACAAGGCGAAGAAGATGTTCCATGACGCCTTTAAGAAGAACAGGTATGAAGGCGATTATTTCTATTGTTACTGCACTAAAAGTTCGCATTTCTCCTTCATTATGGAAGAAACGCTGAAACATGGAGTACATATAGAAACTTCCTTTGCCTATGATATTGACATTGTCAATAAGCTGTACGAGAAGAAGAAGATAAACAAAGATACTTTCGTTATCTGTAACGGTTTCAAGACAAAAGCCTATACCAGGGCAATAGCCCGTTTGGCGAATTCCGGCTTTAAGAATGTAATACCCGTACTGGATAACAAGGAAGAGCTGGAAGATTACAAGCGCAATATCAGGATCAAAGAAAAAGTAAAGCTTGGTATAAGGGTGGCTGCAGAAGAAGAACCCAGTTTCGACTTCTATACCTCCCGGTTAGGTATTCCTCCCCGTGATATCCTCGAATACTACGTAGATAAAATAAAAGGTAACGAGAAGTTTGAGCTGAAAATGCTACACTTCTTTATGAACAAGGGGATTAAGGATGATATCTACTACTGGAGCCAGTTTAACCGGGTGCTGAACCTTTACTGTCAGCTGAAAAAGATCTGTCCTGAACTGGATAGCATCAACATTGGTGGTGGGTTCCCGATTAAACACTCTCTTGGTTTTGACTACGACTACAATTACATCATAAATGAGATTGTTGCCAACATTAAGAGCGTTTGTAAGAAAAATAAAGTACCGGTACCAAATATTTACACAGAATTTGGTTCCTTTACAGTGGGAGAAGCCGGCGCGGTAATATATAGTGTATTGGGTGAGAAGATGCAGAACGACAGGGAGTCCTGGTATATGATCGATAGCTCATTTATCACTACTTTACCTGATACCTGGGGCATTGGAGAGAAGTTCCTGATGCTGCCCATCAATAAATGGGATCAGGAATACCAGGAAGTTCACCTGGGTGGGCTTACCTGCGATGGATACGATTTTTATACATCTGAAGAACATATAAACGCCGTGTTTCTGCCAAAGCAACAGGCATCAGGCGAACCGTTGTATATCGGTTTTTTCCATACAGGAGCTTATCAGGATCAGCTCAGCGGATACGGTGGCATCAAACATTGCCTGATCCCCTCACCTAAACATGTAGTTGTTGGGTATGATAAGAACGGGCAGCTGAAAGACTGGCTGTATGCAAAAGAACAGACGTCTCAGAGTATGTTAAAGATATTGGGTTATTAA
- a CDS encoding WbqC family protein produces the protein MTENAKNRTLLIESQYFPPIDSYRALLKHDILQIEKCEHYQKVSYRNRCYLAGPNGRMILSVPLTKGKNQRTIMKDVKISNEEKWQSLHWKTLVSAYRRSPWFEYYEEDLQELYEKPFQFLLDWNMACFEWMNSRLGINVPVMFTESYQKHPEGVTDAREKILPGSVLPDAPVYTQVFQDRTGFLPGMSVLDLLFCEGKQSLEILKNS, from the coding sequence ATGACAGAGAATGCAAAAAATCGAACATTACTAATTGAATCTCAGTATTTTCCACCAATTGATTCATATAGAGCTTTATTAAAACACGATATATTACAAATAGAAAAATGTGAGCACTATCAAAAGGTTAGCTACAGGAACCGTTGTTACCTGGCAGGCCCAAATGGTCGGATGATCTTAAGTGTTCCTTTGACAAAAGGAAAGAATCAGCGGACAATCATGAAGGATGTTAAGATAAGCAACGAAGAAAAATGGCAGAGTTTGCATTGGAAAACGCTGGTGTCTGCTTACCGGCGCTCTCCCTGGTTTGAATATTATGAAGAAGATTTGCAGGAACTGTATGAAAAACCATTTCAGTTTCTGCTGGATTGGAACATGGCCTGTTTCGAATGGATGAACAGCAGGCTCGGCATTAATGTACCCGTTATGTTCACGGAAAGTTATCAGAAGCATCCGGAAGGAGTCACAGATGCCAGGGAAAAGATACTGCCGGGCTCGGTGTTACCGGATGCGCCGGTGTACACGCAGGTGTTCCAGGATCGCACTGGTTTCCTGCCTGGAATGAGCGTGCTTGACCTGCTCTTTTGCGAGGGGAAACAGAGCCTGGAAATACTGAAAAACAGCTAA
- a CDS encoding heavy-metal-associated domain-containing protein yields the protein MRILKLVMLFLLAGTGMAMAQQKQKSIETVKISTPTVQCESCKNRIERYMTHEEGVQSVKVDVKKHLTTVKYWTDRTNVENIKTGIANAGYDADNVTANPDSYAKLPTCCKKPEDGGGMDKNKKH from the coding sequence ATGCGTATCCTTAAACTCGTAATGTTATTCCTGTTAGCTGGCACCGGCATGGCAATGGCCCAGCAGAAACAGAAATCAATAGAAACTGTTAAGATCAGCACCCCTACCGTACAATGTGAATCCTGCAAGAACAGGATAGAAAGGTACATGACACATGAGGAAGGAGTGCAATCCGTAAAAGTGGATGTTAAAAAGCATCTGACCACTGTCAAGTACTGGACAGACCGTACCAATGTGGAGAACATCAAAACAGGTATCGCTAACGCAGGATATGATGCGGACAATGTAACCGCTAATCCTGATTCCTATGCTAAACTGCCTACCTGCTGTAAAAAGCCGGAAGACGGTGGAGGAATGGATAAGAACAAGAAACATTAA
- a CDS encoding MATE family efflux transporter yields MQLEVTNRQIIKIAGPISLALIIPQINHITNTAFVGRLGEFELAANGIAGIYYLVMYMIAYGLNNGLQVLIARRAGQRQYEGIGRLFANGLQVGVFFSLLAILLTLVAAPWFFAHALHDQHIISAAVSFIRIRIWGLPFLMALNMANAFYIGTGNSKVLAPTSLCQEMTNIFFDYVLIFGKLGFPFLGLNGAATASVIAEVTGCTVAFSILFARHYHTRYSLFRFPRLHWEIVRNILNVSAPLIVQFLFSIGSWFVFFIFIEHMGERPLAVSNMLRSIFGLFGITTWALAAACNTMVSNVIGQGKQELVFKAIRKIVTIAVACAAALCIVVNLFPYTLLHIYTTNADLITMAIPSIRVITLSTLLMAVSAVVMSGVVGTGNTRVNLVTELIAVVGYLAYCDIVIERMRSDLQWAWGADFIYWIIIFGLSYWYLRSGRWKGKEI; encoded by the coding sequence ATGCAGCTGGAAGTTACCAACAGACAGATCATAAAGATAGCGGGACCTATATCACTGGCGCTGATTATTCCTCAGATCAATCATATTACCAATACTGCATTTGTAGGACGATTGGGAGAATTTGAGCTGGCAGCCAACGGCATTGCCGGTATTTACTACCTCGTGATGTATATGATCGCCTATGGGCTGAATAACGGCCTGCAAGTATTAATAGCCAGGAGAGCCGGGCAGCGGCAATACGAGGGTATAGGGCGGCTTTTCGCCAATGGCCTGCAGGTGGGTGTATTTTTTTCGTTGCTGGCAATACTGCTGACGCTCGTGGCAGCTCCCTGGTTTTTCGCCCATGCGCTGCATGATCAGCATATTATTTCAGCTGCTGTTTCGTTCATCCGTATCCGTATATGGGGGCTTCCCTTTCTGATGGCGCTGAACATGGCCAATGCCTTTTACATAGGCACCGGCAATTCAAAGGTGCTGGCCCCTACCTCTCTTTGTCAGGAAATGACGAACATTTTTTTCGATTATGTACTGATATTCGGCAAACTGGGTTTTCCTTTCCTGGGCCTGAACGGCGCTGCCACCGCTTCTGTTATTGCGGAAGTAACCGGGTGCACAGTAGCTTTCAGTATACTTTTCGCCAGGCATTACCATACCAGGTACAGCCTGTTCCGCTTTCCCCGCCTCCACTGGGAAATTGTCAGGAATATCCTGAATGTATCAGCCCCGCTGATTGTACAGTTCCTGTTTAGTATCGGCAGCTGGTTCGTGTTTTTTATTTTCATAGAGCACATGGGAGAAAGACCACTGGCTGTATCCAATATGCTACGCAGCATTTTCGGGTTGTTCGGTATTACTACCTGGGCATTGGCGGCAGCCTGTAACACTATGGTCAGTAATGTGATTGGCCAGGGAAAACAGGAACTTGTTTTTAAAGCTATCAGGAAGATAGTAACCATCGCAGTTGCCTGCGCGGCTGCGTTATGTATTGTGGTCAACCTCTTTCCGTATACGTTGCTGCATATTTACACCACTAATGCCGATCTGATCACGATGGCGATCCCATCGATCCGTGTGATCACCCTGAGCACCTTGCTGATGGCAGTATCTGCTGTAGTTATGAGTGGCGTGGTAGGCACCGGCAATACCCGTGTGAATCTGGTAACGGAGCTGATCGCTGTGGTCGGCTACCTGGCTTATTGTGATATTGTGATAGAAAGAATGCGCAGCGACCTGCAATGGGCGTGGGGAGCAGATTTCATCTACTGGATTATTATTTTCGGACTAAGCTATTGGTATTTACGCAGTGGCCGGTGGAAAGGGAAAGAAATTTAG
- the trxB gene encoding thioredoxin-disulfide reductase codes for MENKQQEHVHLLIIGSGPAGYTAAIYAARANLKPVLYQGIQPGGQLTITTEVENYPGYPEGIQGPEMMVDFEKQATRMGADIRYGMATAVDFSKQPYKVIIDEEKEITADAIIIATGASAKWLGLPSEQRLNGSGVSACAVCDGFFFRGKEVAIVGAGDTAAEEALYLSKMCSTVHMLVRRGEMRASKVMQDRVLKTSNIIVYWNSETDEVLGENKVEAVRILNNKTKEKKDVPVSAFFVAIGHQPNSDIFKDFLKRDEQDYIITEPGSTRTSVEGVFACGDVQDKIYRQAVTAAGSGCMAALDAERYLSAKEHHA; via the coding sequence ATGGAAAACAAACAACAAGAGCACGTGCATTTATTGATCATCGGGTCCGGCCCTGCCGGTTACACCGCTGCTATTTATGCCGCAAGAGCCAACCTTAAACCAGTATTATACCAGGGCATACAGCCAGGAGGACAATTAACCATCACCACCGAAGTGGAAAACTATCCGGGCTATCCGGAAGGTATCCAGGGCCCGGAAATGATGGTGGATTTCGAAAAACAGGCCACCCGTATGGGAGCTGATATCCGCTATGGTATGGCTACTGCAGTGGATTTTAGTAAACAACCTTATAAAGTTATCATCGACGAAGAAAAAGAGATCACCGCTGATGCAATTATTATTGCTACAGGAGCTTCTGCTAAATGGCTGGGCCTCCCGTCGGAGCAACGACTGAACGGCAGCGGCGTATCTGCCTGCGCCGTTTGCGATGGTTTCTTCTTCAGAGGTAAAGAAGTGGCTATCGTAGGTGCCGGTGATACGGCAGCAGAAGAAGCACTCTACCTGTCTAAAATGTGCAGTACTGTACATATGCTGGTTCGCCGCGGTGAAATGCGCGCCTCCAAAGTAATGCAGGACCGTGTATTGAAAACATCCAATATCATCGTGTACTGGAACTCAGAAACTGATGAAGTACTGGGCGAAAACAAAGTGGAAGCAGTAAGAATATTAAATAATAAGACAAAGGAAAAGAAAGATGTTCCGGTAAGTGCTTTCTTCGTAGCGATCGGCCATCAGCCTAATTCTGACATCTTTAAGGACTTCCTGAAACGCGATGAACAGGATTATATCATCACCGAACCTGGCTCCACCCGGACCAGCGTGGAAGGAGTTTTCGCCTGTGGCGACGTGCAGGACAAGATCTACCGCCAGGCTGTAACTGCTGCCGGCAGCGGTTGTATGGCAGCCCTGGACGCAGAAAGATACCTGTCTGCTAAAGAACATCATGCATAG
- a CDS encoding DUF3822 family protein has translation MAYNIHPAFAVDDETLLETDLTACNLLVMVGNGTFSYIVFDPATRKFLALKSYHFTPGKPALADLEMIENVFDTDKLLFTAFRSVLLAFNTGNSALVPEKYYAAPVKKDLLHLSVPEKVQEAILSDFLPGQPVVNVYSVDKDLLGFLRKEFSTDLVIHANSALLQSYPGDLDFNHASGIAFVEAGREQFILTVYRAGKLQIQREGTYQTGLDVVYTLVNTLRELGMNEQTVKVKLGGIVTTDTSIYQEMYKFIPGVEWIQRIPGFNYISKMQEIPGYYFHNLYALALCV, from the coding sequence GTGGCTTATAATATCCATCCTGCATTTGCGGTAGACGATGAAACTTTACTGGAAACCGATCTTACCGCCTGTAACCTGTTGGTGATGGTGGGCAATGGCACTTTCAGTTACATTGTATTTGATCCGGCAACCAGGAAATTTCTGGCGCTGAAATCCTATCATTTCACGCCGGGAAAACCGGCGCTGGCAGATCTGGAAATGATAGAAAATGTGTTTGATACAGATAAGTTGCTGTTTACAGCATTCAGATCTGTACTGCTGGCTTTTAATACCGGTAATAGTGCATTGGTCCCCGAAAAATACTATGCAGCTCCTGTCAAAAAGGATTTGCTGCATTTGTCGGTGCCTGAAAAGGTACAGGAGGCCATTCTGTCGGACTTCCTGCCGGGCCAGCCGGTTGTCAATGTTTATAGTGTGGATAAAGACCTGTTGGGCTTCCTGCGCAAAGAATTTTCGACAGACCTGGTCATTCATGCCAATTCTGCGTTGCTGCAGTCGTATCCGGGGGATCTGGATTTTAACCACGCTTCCGGAATTGCTTTTGTGGAAGCTGGCCGCGAGCAGTTCATCCTTACTGTGTACAGAGCAGGAAAATTGCAGATCCAGCGCGAAGGTACTTACCAGACAGGGCTCGATGTGGTATACACCCTCGTGAATACCCTGAGAGAGCTGGGCATGAACGAACAAACAGTAAAAGTAAAGCTGGGCGGGATAGTAACTACCGATACCAGTATATACCAGGAAATGTACAAATTCATTCCGGGAGTGGAATGGATACAAAGAATTCCCGGATTCAATTATATCAGTAAAATGCAGGAAATACCCGGATATTATTTTCATAATTTATATGCGTTGGCATTATGCGTATAA
- a CDS encoding RsmD family RNA methyltransferase, whose amino-acid sequence MRIIGGTSGGRKIQPPAKMPHTRPTTDIAKGGLFNIIENNLDIPSLKTLDLFGGTGSISYELASRGATDMTVVEKDPAMAAFIAKTATALGIDTLKTVKMDVFKYLQQCTEKFDLIFADPPYMMETLDQLPPLVFEKELLNPEGWLIVEHTQHRKFEDYSYYRSERNYGATVFSIFINREALKR is encoded by the coding sequence ATGCGTATAATAGGAGGAACCAGTGGAGGCAGGAAAATACAACCGCCTGCAAAGATGCCGCATACCCGGCCAACTACAGATATCGCGAAAGGCGGTCTTTTTAACATCATTGAAAACAACCTGGATATTCCGTCTTTAAAAACGCTGGATCTCTTTGGTGGTACCGGAAGTATCAGCTATGAGCTCGCATCAAGAGGAGCAACAGATATGACCGTTGTCGAAAAAGATCCGGCGATGGCAGCTTTTATAGCTAAAACAGCCACTGCATTGGGGATTGATACGCTGAAAACGGTAAAAATGGACGTTTTTAAGTACCTGCAGCAGTGTACTGAAAAGTTCGACCTGATCTTCGCCGATCCTCCCTATATGATGGAAACGCTGGATCAGCTGCCGCCGCTGGTATTTGAGAAAGAGCTGCTGAACCCGGAAGGCTGGCTGATAGTAGAACATACCCAGCATCGCAAATTTGAAGATTATTCTTATTACCGCTCCGAACGTAATTACGGCGCTACGGTTTTCTCTATCTTTATTAACCGGGAAGCCCTGAAACGCTGA
- the pyrE gene encoding orotate phosphoribosyltransferase produces MSKISEKQVAEKLLQVQAVKLSPAQPFTWASGWKSPIYCDNRKILSFPYVRDYIKSELCNLVFETFPDAAVIAGVATAGIPHGALIADQLKLPFIYVRSKPKEHGMGNQIEGVLQPGQLVVVVEDLISTGKSSLEAVQAIRAAGGEVVGMVSIFNYGFDVAVKAFADAGVPFHSLSNYNAMIALAEEKGIVSTDDISTLQAWRSAPDQWGR; encoded by the coding sequence ATGAGTAAAATAAGCGAAAAACAAGTTGCAGAGAAATTACTGCAGGTACAGGCAGTGAAATTAAGCCCTGCTCAGCCTTTCACCTGGGCTTCCGGATGGAAATCCCCGATTTATTGCGATAACAGGAAAATCCTGTCTTTTCCGTATGTGCGCGACTACATTAAATCTGAGTTGTGTAACCTGGTGTTTGAAACATTTCCGGATGCAGCTGTGATCGCAGGTGTGGCCACTGCGGGTATCCCGCATGGGGCACTGATAGCCGATCAGCTAAAGCTGCCATTTATCTATGTGCGATCCAAACCTAAGGAACATGGTATGGGAAACCAGATTGAAGGCGTGTTACAGCCCGGACAACTGGTGGTAGTGGTGGAAGACCTTATCTCTACCGGCAAAAGCAGTCTCGAGGCAGTGCAGGCGATCCGCGCAGCTGGTGGAGAAGTGGTTGGTATGGTATCTATCTTTAACTACGGTTTCGATGTGGCAGTGAAAGCATTTGCAGATGCCGGTGTACCATTTCACTCACTCAGTAACTACAATGCAATGATTGCACTGGCAGAAGAAAAGGGAATTGTGAGTACAGATGACATCAGTACACTGCAAGCCTGGAGAAGCGCGCCGGATCAGTGGGGAAGATAG
- the coaD gene encoding pantetheine-phosphate adenylyltransferase — protein sequence MRTCLFPGTFDPITLGHADVISRGLDLFDRLVVGIGVNSSKTPMFPLEERMNWIKEIFKNDSRVEVMSYSGLTIEFCKKIGARFILRGIRNIGDFEYEKAIADVNRTVAPEIETIFLSTTPKYTSFASTLVRDIYRYGGDVSPFLPAPVIEGIRRLKQ from the coding sequence ATGAGGACTTGCTTATTCCCTGGCACATTCGACCCTATTACATTGGGGCATGCGGACGTAATCAGCCGGGGCCTGGATCTGTTTGACCGATTGGTAGTGGGTATTGGTGTGAACAGCAGTAAAACACCTATGTTTCCGCTGGAGGAAAGAATGAACTGGATAAAGGAAATCTTCAAAAACGACAGTCGCGTGGAAGTGATGTCTTATTCCGGGTTAACCATTGAGTTTTGTAAGAAGATAGGTGCCCGGTTTATTCTTCGTGGGATCAGGAATATCGGCGATTTTGAATATGAAAAGGCCATTGCAGATGTAAACAGAACAGTTGCACCCGAAATTGAAACCATTTTTTTATCTACTACGCCAAAATACACCAGCTTCGCATCCACATTGGTACGGGATATTTACCGGTATGGCGGAGATGTATCGCCTTTCCTGCCGGCACCAGTCATAGAAGGTATCAGGCGGCTTAAACAGTAA
- a CDS encoding hotdog fold thioesterase, translating to MKTIWHSTKISLDQLNEWGENTLGAHLGMEFTEIGPDYLKMMMPVDHRTMQPYRLLHGGASAALAETVGSMASALIIDPDKQICVGMEINANHVRGVTGGYVHATARPLHIGATSHVWDIRITNDEHKLVCVSRLTMAILAKR from the coding sequence ATGAAAACGATCTGGCATTCTACGAAGATCTCACTGGATCAGCTAAACGAATGGGGCGAAAATACATTAGGCGCCCATCTGGGGATGGAGTTTACAGAGATAGGACCCGATTATCTTAAAATGATGATGCCGGTAGATCACCGGACCATGCAGCCTTACCGTTTACTTCATGGTGGCGCATCAGCGGCGCTGGCGGAAACTGTGGGGAGCATGGCTTCTGCACTGATCATCGATCCCGATAAACAGATCTGTGTGGGTATGGAGATCAATGCAAACCACGTGAGAGGAGTAACCGGTGGTTATGTGCATGCTACCGCACGGCCGCTGCATATCGGGGCTACCAGTCATGTATGGGATATACGCATCACCAATGATGAACACAAACTGGTTTGTGTGAGCCGGCTTACCATGGCCATCCTCGCAAAAAGATAA
- a CDS encoding NUDIX hydrolase has product MQSNITIYLNERPLILSADAATIPVHAGGYKVYENPDPHKMENVLQKLENGKKDAAVFVAADVKQLLKKVSLHFTTLVAAGGLITNPEGEILMMFRRGKWDLPKGKRDPGEDLETCALREVAEETGLHTVSLQHKITETFHYYPMKNKKVLKHTYWYRMQFTGTELTVPQIEEDIQDLQWIKPDNVDKYLKYSYENIREVFRAANF; this is encoded by the coding sequence ATGCAATCAAATATCACGATTTACCTCAACGAGCGTCCGCTGATTCTGAGTGCGGACGCGGCTACTATACCAGTTCACGCGGGAGGTTACAAAGTATACGAGAATCCCGATCCGCATAAAATGGAGAATGTGTTACAAAAGCTGGAAAACGGAAAAAAAGATGCTGCAGTGTTCGTTGCTGCTGATGTGAAGCAGCTTTTAAAGAAGGTATCTTTACATTTCACTACCCTGGTAGCTGCTGGTGGACTGATCACCAATCCTGAAGGGGAAATATTAATGATGTTCCGTCGCGGGAAATGGGATCTGCCGAAAGGGAAGCGGGATCCCGGGGAAGACCTGGAAACCTGTGCATTGCGTGAAGTCGCAGAAGAAACCGGTTTACATACCGTCTCTCTACAACATAAAATCACGGAAACATTCCACTACTACCCGATGAAGAATAAAAAAGTGCTGAAACATACATACTGGTACCGCATGCAGTTCACGGGAACAGAACTGACAGTACCGCAGATTGAGGAAGATATTCAGGATCTGCAGTGGATTAAGCCAGACAACGTGGATAAATACCTGAAATACTCCTATGAAAATATCCGGGAAGTATTCAGGGCCGCTAATTTTTAA
- a CDS encoding DUF4249 domain-containing protein, with product MRILPFLMPIITVFSACEKDISVQLPQQDPQLVVEGRIESGMYPQVILTRSLNYFSKIDPEVLTNAFVHNAVVTVSDGRKTMNLKEVAVDSGNVRFFIYTADHRSGPGNFTGKVSGTYTLHIDADNKTYQSVTTIPQRGLRLDSIWWALVRPDDDTLRARLWVKITDVPAFGNYARYFTRTNRQPYFPGLNSVMDDQLVNGTTFETPVDAGVNKNEKPPAYYSLFNLGDTITLKFCNIDKATWDFWRTVDFAFNSNGNPFSTPTRILGNVPGALGYWGGYATTYKSIIISK from the coding sequence ATGCGTATACTGCCCTTCCTGATGCCGATAATAACAGTCTTTTCCGCCTGTGAAAAGGATATCAGTGTTCAGTTACCACAACAGGATCCTCAGCTGGTGGTAGAAGGCAGAATTGAAAGCGGGATGTATCCCCAGGTGATCCTCACCCGCAGCCTCAACTACTTCTCAAAGATAGACCCTGAAGTGCTGACCAATGCCTTCGTTCATAACGCCGTGGTCACAGTATCCGATGGCCGCAAAACCATGAACCTTAAAGAAGTGGCAGTAGACAGCGGAAATGTCAGGTTCTTTATTTATACCGCCGATCACCGGAGTGGCCCCGGAAATTTCACCGGCAAAGTATCAGGTACGTATACACTACATATCGATGCTGACAATAAGACATACCAGTCTGTGACAACTATACCACAGCGCGGCCTCCGTCTTGATTCGATCTGGTGGGCACTTGTCAGGCCCGATGATGACACACTGAGGGCCCGGTTATGGGTTAAAATCACCGATGTACCTGCATTTGGGAACTATGCACGCTACTTCACCCGAACAAACCGTCAGCCCTATTTCCCGGGGTTGAATTCTGTTATGGATGATCAGCTGGTGAACGGCACAACATTTGAAACTCCGGTGGACGCAGGTGTAAATAAAAATGAGAAGCCGCCAGCGTACTATTCGCTGTTCAATCTTGGAGATACCATTACCCTTAAGTTTTGTAATATTGATAAGGCGACGTGGGATTTCTGGCGAACAGTTGATTTTGCCTTCAACAGTAACGGCAATCCATTTTCCACTCCAACCCGTATTCTGGGTAATGTACCTGGCGCATTGGGCTACTGGGGCGGATATGCAACGACCTATAAAAGTATTATTATCAGCAAGTAA
- the folB gene encoding dihydroneopterin aldolase, producing the protein MLTIALEQASFYAYHGLYPEEAVIGNHFMLDVAVRIPGTVPVDDLSETVNYQGIYEVAKSVMETPRPLLEEVVYALTEELKQRYPSIQHSTVTLRKMNPPMGASIRNSMVSLEKDY; encoded by the coding sequence GTGCTCACTATAGCGCTCGAACAAGCCAGCTTTTACGCTTACCATGGCCTGTACCCGGAAGAAGCTGTTATTGGTAACCATTTTATGCTCGATGTTGCTGTTCGTATACCCGGTACCGTTCCTGTCGACGATCTGTCGGAAACAGTGAATTACCAGGGAATATACGAGGTGGCAAAGTCGGTGATGGAAACTCCCAGACCATTGCTGGAAGAAGTCGTATATGCTTTGACGGAAGAACTGAAACAACGGTATCCCTCTATACAACACAGTACAGTCACACTTCGCAAAATGAATCCTCCCATGGGAGCCAGCATCCGTAACTCCATGGTTTCGCTGGAGAAAGACTACTAA
- a CDS encoding LEA type 2 family protein: MKLFRFLTAIFVIWGLASSCEKTKDLQFVRVAGLDMGELGMSKSIVRMTLAYYNPNNYRLQLKDANFDLFIDDTPVGHSIQDSLIAIPAKDTFYFPVKLEVNMSNVLKNAWTAFSNKEVTIKATGNCKVGKAGIFIPFPIKCETKQALNFF, encoded by the coding sequence ATGAAACTTTTCAGATTTTTAACAGCCATTTTTGTCATTTGGGGACTGGCGAGCTCTTGCGAAAAAACCAAGGACCTCCAGTTTGTGCGGGTCGCAGGATTGGATATGGGAGAGCTCGGTATGTCTAAAAGTATCGTACGGATGACGCTGGCATATTACAATCCGAATAACTACCGGTTGCAATTGAAAGATGCCAACTTCGACCTTTTCATTGATGATACTCCGGTAGGCCATTCTATTCAGGACAGCCTGATCGCCATACCTGCAAAAGATACCTTCTACTTCCCGGTGAAGCTGGAAGTGAATATGTCGAATGTGCTTAAAAATGCATGGACTGCCTTTTCCAATAAAGAAGTGACCATCAAAGCCACTGGCAACTGCAAGGTGGGGAAAGCGGGTATTTTCATTCCATTTCCTATTAAATGCGAAACCAAGCAGGCGTTGAATTTCTTTTAG
- a CDS encoding Hsp20/alpha crystallin family protein, whose translation MTHIKFNHSPIQKTFGGFVEDILNGGLNKYVKDDFLTSDFFTAHPPVNIVETPEAFLLDVVAPGFTKEDFKISANDKSITISAEKKGETKNETDKQVRREFNFRSFKRSFSISEQVDSTKINAKYDNGILKVTLGKKENKQDTPKEIVVE comes from the coding sequence ATGACACACATTAAATTTAACCACAGCCCAATTCAAAAAACTTTTGGTGGATTTGTAGAAGATATTCTGAACGGAGGTTTGAACAAATACGTTAAGGATGATTTTCTCACCAGCGATTTCTTTACGGCTCATCCGCCTGTAAATATCGTGGAAACACCAGAAGCCTTTCTGCTGGACGTAGTAGCTCCGGGATTCACGAAAGAAGACTTTAAGATCAGTGCTAATGATAAATCCATTACCATCAGCGCAGAAAAGAAGGGTGAAACAAAGAACGAAACTGACAAACAGGTTCGCCGGGAATTCAACTTCAGATCATTTAAACGCTCTTTCAGTATCAGCGAGCAGGTAGATAGTACAAAGATCAACGCTAAATACGATAATGGTATATTGAAAGTAACCCTTGGTAAAAAGGAAAACAAACAGGATACACCGAAAGAAATTGTAGTGGAATAA